A stretch of Ranitomeya variabilis isolate aRanVar5 chromosome 3, aRanVar5.hap1, whole genome shotgun sequence DNA encodes these proteins:
- the SPART gene encoding spartin isoform X2, whose translation MEKQPLAEMQDNALIRSIEEEYRKAFVYINKGLNTDETGYKEEARNFYKQGQEHLIRGLSVSLQGPECTGPAWDAARQMQGKMRETLENVNTRLNILQQSMSGPPANPPAVGASAPVPTIYPSLPPKEKEKPERPTPPTLPPFPSEPVNGVSCIAQNSGAAMDPHVAGVSAPPAYTPQATDGHYTVSYGTESGEHSIFGDEFYAVPTQPPPVQSLGVDAEELILIPRGVQIFYVTPDGLVSAPSYPGYLRIIKFMDTSSEMDPNRPPAFLQVCDWLYPLMSNQSPVLRSNNGVYMFPDLMSQLPGSYVGVVLSAELPAADLELFEDLMKQMSDLRIQPGEASGEVIDLTRTIHVISMPEPEPTPREKEEQAPWSEKVAQGILQGASWLSWGLVKGAELTEKAIHKGATKLREHIQPEDKPMEVSPTVAKGLNVAKQATGGAVKVSQFLVDGVCAVASCVGRELGPHVKKHGSKLLPESLKKDKDGKSPLDGAMVVAASGVQGFATVWQGLEHAAKNVTKSVASETVHTVKYKYRALRVDEPPATKP comes from the exons ATGGAAAAGCAGCCCCTAGCGGAGATGCAGGACAACGCTTTAATACGAAGTATCGAGGAAGAATACAGGAAAGCGTTTGTCTACATTAACAAAGGTTTGAACACCGATGAGACCGGATACAAGGAAGAAGCTCGCAACTTTTACAAGCAAGGCCAGGAGCATCTGATAAGAGGACTAAGTGTCTCCTTACAGGGACCGGAGTGCACCGGACCAGCCTGGGATGCCGCCAGACAAATGCAAGGGAAAATGCGAGAGACCCTGGAGAACGTCAATACCCGACTGAATATCTTACAGCAGAGCATGTCAGGACCCCCTGCAAACCCACCCGCTGTGGGTGCATCTGCCCCAGTGCCAACGATATATCCATCACTGCCACCAAAAGAGAAAGAAAAACCTGAAAGGCCAACACCGCCAACGTTACCACCATTTCCTTCAGAGCCAGTGAATGGGGTCTCGTGTATAGCACAGAACAGTGGAGCAGCAATGGATCCGCACGTAGCGGGGGTCTCCGCACCCCCAGCATATACCCCCCAGGCCACAGATGGACATTACACGGTTTCTTATGGTACTGAGTCTGGGGAACATTCGATATTCGGGGATGAGTTTTATGCTGTGCCCACACAGCCACCGCCAGTGCAGAGTCTGGGAGTAGACGCAGAAGAACTGATCCTTATACCGAGGGGAGTCCAGATCTTCTATGTGACACCTGATGGATTAGTGAGCGCCCCCTCATATCCAGGGTATCTTCGCATTATTAAGTTTATGGACACCAGTAGTGAAATGGACCCAAACCGCCCTCCTGCTTTCCTCCAG GTGTGTGACTGGCTGTACCCGCTCATGTCTAACCAGTCTCCAGTCTTACGCTCTAATAATGGGGTGTACATGTTCCCCGACCTGATGTCGCAGCTCCCCGGCTCTTACGTTGGGGTAGTGCTCTCCGCTGAGCTCCCAGCAGCGGATCTGGAGCTCTTTGAAGACCTAATGAAACAGATGTCCGACCTGAGAATTCAA CCCGGTGAAGCATCAGGTGAAGTCATAGACCTGACTCGGACAATACACGTGATTTCTATGCCTGAGCCTGAGCCGACGCCAAGGGAGAAGGAAGAACAAGCTCCATGGAGTGAGAAGGTGGCCCAGGGAATTCTCCAAG GAGCTTCTTGGCTGAGTTGGGGTCTGGTTAAAGGCGCAGAATTAACTGAAAAAGCCATTCACAAAGGCGCTACCAAATTAAGAGAGCACATACAACCCGAGGATAAACCTATGGAGGTCAGTCCCACAGTGGCCAAAGGGCTCAACGTAGCCAAGCAAGCCACCGGAGGAGCAGTTAAAGTCAGTCAATTCCTAG TGgatggagtctgcgctgttgcaagCTGTGTTGGGAGAGAGCTGGGGCCACACGTGAAGAAACATGGCAGCAAACTTCTCCCTGAATCACTGAAGAAAGACAAGGATGGTAAATCGCCATTGGATGGCGCTATGGTGGTAGCAGCAAGTGGAGTACAAG GATTCGCAACGGTCTGGCAGGGTTTAGAGCACGCCGCGAAGAATGTCACCAAGAGTGTGGCCTCTGAGACTGTGCATACGGTCAAATACAA ATATAGGGCTCTCCGTGTGGATGAACCTCCGGCTACGAAACCATAA
- the SPART gene encoding spartin isoform X1, with amino-acid sequence MEKQPLAEMQDNALIRSIEEEYRKAFVYINKGLNTDETGYKEEARNFYKQGQEHLIRGLSVSLQGPECTGPAWDAARQMQGKMRETLENVNTRLNILQQSMSGPPANPPAVGASAPVPTIYPSLPPKEKEKPERPTPPTLPPFPSEPVNGVSCIAQNSGAAMDPHVAGVSAPPAYTPQATDGHYTVSYGTESGEHSIFGDEFYAVPTQPPPVQSLGVDAEELILIPRGVQIFYVTPDGLVSAPSYPGYLRIIKFMDTSSEMDPNRPPAFLQVCDWLYPLMSNQSPVLRSNNGVYMFPDLMSQLPGSYVGVVLSAELPAADLELFEDLMKQMSDLRIQPGEASGEVIDLTRTIHVISMPEPEPTPREKEEQAPWSEKVAQGILQGASWLSWGLVKGAELTEKAIHKGATKLREHIQPEDKPMEVSPTVAKGLNVAKQATGGAVKVSQFLVDGVCAVASCVGRELGPHVKKHGSKLLPESLKKDKDGKSPLDGAMVVAASGVQGFATVWQGLEHAAKNVTKSVASETVHTVKYKYGKDAGHATDDAVNSAINVGVTALNIDHLGIKAIVKKTAKETSHVILDEYKLKEKQDKKDPH; translated from the exons ATGGAAAAGCAGCCCCTAGCGGAGATGCAGGACAACGCTTTAATACGAAGTATCGAGGAAGAATACAGGAAAGCGTTTGTCTACATTAACAAAGGTTTGAACACCGATGAGACCGGATACAAGGAAGAAGCTCGCAACTTTTACAAGCAAGGCCAGGAGCATCTGATAAGAGGACTAAGTGTCTCCTTACAGGGACCGGAGTGCACCGGACCAGCCTGGGATGCCGCCAGACAAATGCAAGGGAAAATGCGAGAGACCCTGGAGAACGTCAATACCCGACTGAATATCTTACAGCAGAGCATGTCAGGACCCCCTGCAAACCCACCCGCTGTGGGTGCATCTGCCCCAGTGCCAACGATATATCCATCACTGCCACCAAAAGAGAAAGAAAAACCTGAAAGGCCAACACCGCCAACGTTACCACCATTTCCTTCAGAGCCAGTGAATGGGGTCTCGTGTATAGCACAGAACAGTGGAGCAGCAATGGATCCGCACGTAGCGGGGGTCTCCGCACCCCCAGCATATACCCCCCAGGCCACAGATGGACATTACACGGTTTCTTATGGTACTGAGTCTGGGGAACATTCGATATTCGGGGATGAGTTTTATGCTGTGCCCACACAGCCACCGCCAGTGCAGAGTCTGGGAGTAGACGCAGAAGAACTGATCCTTATACCGAGGGGAGTCCAGATCTTCTATGTGACACCTGATGGATTAGTGAGCGCCCCCTCATATCCAGGGTATCTTCGCATTATTAAGTTTATGGACACCAGTAGTGAAATGGACCCAAACCGCCCTCCTGCTTTCCTCCAG GTGTGTGACTGGCTGTACCCGCTCATGTCTAACCAGTCTCCAGTCTTACGCTCTAATAATGGGGTGTACATGTTCCCCGACCTGATGTCGCAGCTCCCCGGCTCTTACGTTGGGGTAGTGCTCTCCGCTGAGCTCCCAGCAGCGGATCTGGAGCTCTTTGAAGACCTAATGAAACAGATGTCCGACCTGAGAATTCAA CCCGGTGAAGCATCAGGTGAAGTCATAGACCTGACTCGGACAATACACGTGATTTCTATGCCTGAGCCTGAGCCGACGCCAAGGGAGAAGGAAGAACAAGCTCCATGGAGTGAGAAGGTGGCCCAGGGAATTCTCCAAG GAGCTTCTTGGCTGAGTTGGGGTCTGGTTAAAGGCGCAGAATTAACTGAAAAAGCCATTCACAAAGGCGCTACCAAATTAAGAGAGCACATACAACCCGAGGATAAACCTATGGAGGTCAGTCCCACAGTGGCCAAAGGGCTCAACGTAGCCAAGCAAGCCACCGGAGGAGCAGTTAAAGTCAGTCAATTCCTAG TGgatggagtctgcgctgttgcaagCTGTGTTGGGAGAGAGCTGGGGCCACACGTGAAGAAACATGGCAGCAAACTTCTCCCTGAATCACTGAAGAAAGACAAGGATGGTAAATCGCCATTGGATGGCGCTATGGTGGTAGCAGCAAGTGGAGTACAAG GATTCGCAACGGTCTGGCAGGGTTTAGAGCACGCCGCGAAGAATGTCACCAAGAGTGTGGCCTCTGAGACTGTGCATACGGTCAAATACAA gtaTGGGAAAGATGCTGGTCATGCCACTGACGATGCCGTAAACTCTGCAATCAATGTCGGGGTGACTGCACTTAATATTGACCATTTAGGTATAAAAGCAATAGTGAA